TTCCGACAAAAATCCATAGCCCGGATGAATGGCATCGGCCTTAGCCGCCTTCGCCGTTTCGATAATGCGGGCAATATCCAAATAGCTTTTCTTGGCCTGAGCCTGTCCGATGCAGTACGCTTCGTCGGCCAGGCGGACAGGCAGGGAATCGCGGTCGGCTTCAGAATATACGACGACGGCGCTGATTCCCAACTCGTGACATGCTTTGATAATACGCACGGCAATTTCGCCGCGGTTGGCAATCAATACTTTCTTAAACATATGCCCAAGCCCTTTCTATGCGCCGACATGGCCTTTTTTCACCTTGAACAACGGCTGGCCGAATTCGACGAACTCGCCGTCTTTTACCAGCACTTCCGTAATCTCGCCTTCTACCATCGCTTCGACTTCCGTAAAGAGCTTCATCGCCTCCAATACGCAGACGACCGTATTCGGCGTCACGGCCGAGCCGACCTTTACGAAGGGAGGCGCCTTGGGGTCCGGTGCGCTGTAGAAGGTGCCTACGATAGGCGCCGTAATTTCGACGATGTGCTCGCCGGGCTGCGGGGCTTCAGCCGGAGCGGCGGCGGGCTGGACAGCCGGCATCATCGGCTGCGGCACGGCGACGGCTACGGGCGCGCCGCCCTTTTCCAGCAGGACCTTTCCGTCCTCATAGGCCAGTTCCATCTTATTCAGGGATGACGTTTCAAGAATCCGTACTAATTCCTTGATTTCTTCTAGCGATAACAAACAAATCCCTCCTAGTTATAGCATGCCTGCGACGGCAATCTTTATATTTTCCATGCAGCGTTCCATGTCGATAAACAGACGCTCGCCTTCTTCGTTGCTGATCAGCCTGAAATACATGCGGTCGCCCGGCTTGAGCTGGGCCACGCGGGCTACGTCTACCTGGGCGACCTGGCCGATGACGGGATAGCCTGCCGTCGTCTGGTGGTCAGCCATCAGGATGATGGGCATGCCGTTGGGCGGCACCTGTACGGTTCCCAGCCCGGCAACTTCGGAAATCATTTCCAGGGGCCGCTTCATTTCCAGCTTAGGGCCGTTCAGGCGATAGCCCATGCGGTCGGACTGTGTCGTAATGAGAAAGTCCGTCCCGAAGAAGTCGTACTTGGCCTTTTCCGTAAACTCGTCGTACTGCAGTCCGGCCATGACCTTAATCGGCTTGCGCAGCCGCTCCGGCGTCGTATGAACCTTGCTGATGCTCCAGCGGGCATGCGTAAAGGAATGAGCGCCGCGGGTCAGCAGGTTGAACATCATCTGCTGGCCGTACTCGCTGGGCTCCTTCGTATTCAGCAAATCGCCGCGGCGCAGGGCCCGCCCTTCCAACCCGCCGAACTGAGCCCGCAGATAGGTGCTCTTGCTGCCCATGACGACGGGCACGTCGTACCCGCCGGCCACGGCCAGATAGGCCCGGCAGCCGACGACACAGGGGCCGAAGCGCAGGATCGCGCCGGCCTTGACGGCGACGGGACGGTGCATGGGCACCTTCTGGCCGTCGATCACCGGGCCGAAATCGCCGCCGGTAATAGCGATGAGCGTATCCGACGTAAACTCGATCGTCGGCCCCATGAGGGTGATTTCCAAAGCCCCTTCGGTTTCATCATTGCCGACCAGTATATTCGCCAGCCGCAGGGAATACACGTCCATCGCCCCTGAAGGGATGACGCCGATCTTCTGGTATCCATAGCGTCCCGTATCCTGAATCGTCGTCAGCAGGCCCGGGCGGATAATGTTAAGACTCATGGCCGTATTCCTCCTTTAAGGCTGCAAATTCTTCTTCCGATACGGCGTAAAACTTCACGATGTCGCCGGCGTGCAGCAGGCTCGGATCGTCTTCCTTCTTCAAGGAAAACATATCCATCGGCGTGCGCCCGATAATCTGCCAGCCGCCGGGCGTGCTCAGGGGATATCCCCCGGTCTGTTCGCCGGCAATGCCGATGCTGCAGGCCGGTATGGCTACGCGCGGCGTATCGCGGCGCGGCGTGGCGATGCGCTTGTCCATGCCGCCCAAATAGGGAAATCCCGGACAGAAGCCGATCATGTACACCAGGTATTCCGGCTCCGTATGGATGGCGATGACTTCCTCTACAGACAAATGATTGTACTGGGCCACATAGTCGATATCCGGCCCGTATTCTCCGCCGTAGCATACGGGAATCTGCACGACCCGGGCCGTTTCCTTCTGTACGTCGGCCAGCTGTTCCATGCATCTGCAGAGGTACGCCGACGTAATCTCCAGGGCCGAGTCGCTTTTATACTTACCGGCCTGCTTTTTGACGACGAAGGGATTGTAGTACACGGCCAGGCTCGTATACGAAATGACGTATTCTATCATCCCGGCGAAGGGATGGGTTTCCAAATAATCGGCCAGCGCCTTGACCTTGCAGTGAATTTCCGGGCTGATCGTACTGCCGAAATTCACGAGGACGCCGGCTTCGCCTAACGGTTTTATCGTAAATTCATGGTTCAAGCGTAACAGCCTCCCTGTCACATAAACAATTTAGGCAGCTGCTTCATAATAGTCAGCACGCCCATGTACGCCGTCATGATAACGACGATGACGCCGAAAATGCTCATCCACACCGGATGCTTGTAATCGCCGACGATCGATTTCTTATGGGCCGCGATGATCATGACCAGCAGCGTAACCGGCAGGATCAGACCGTTCAGCGTCCCTACGAGGATCAGCGTCTTGACGGGCTGTCCGACGAAGGCAAAGACGACCGTCGAAAAGACGATGAAAGCGATGACAAACCAGCGGTAGTTGTTTTCGATCTTAGGGCTGAAGGTGCGGATAAAGGAAACGGACGTATAGGCCGCGCCGATAACCGACGAAATAGCCGCCGACCACATGACGACGCCGAAGACCTTGTAGCCGATATCGCCGACAGCCAGCTTGAATACCGAAGCCGGCGGATTGGCCGGGTCGAGCTGCAGGCCGCTGGCTACGACGCCCAGCGTCGCCAGGAACAGGAATACGCGCATGACGCCGGTCAGGCAGACGCCGGTAACGGAGCTGCGCGTAATCTGGGGCAGCGCTTCCTTGCCGACAACGCCGGCGTCGACCAGGCGATGGCCGCCGGAGAAGGTAATATACCCGCCGACGGTGCCGCCGACGAGGGTGACGATCGCCAAGGGATCGATGACGTCGGGCACGAAGGTCTTCATGACCGCTTCGCCTACAGGCGGGGCCGAAGACACGGCGACGTACAAGGTCAGCACGATCATGACCACGCCGGCAGCCTGGGTGAATTTGTCCATGAGCACGCCTGCCTCTTTAAACACGAAAATCGAAATGGCAATCACTGCGCTGATGACCGCGCCGGTTACGGTATCCATGCCGAAGATGACACTGAAGCCCATGCCGGCGCCGGCGATATTGCCGATGTTAAAGCCCAGGCCGCCCATGACGATCAGGGCCGCCACGACGTATCCCAAGCCGGGAAGGACCATATTGGCCACGTCCTGGCCGCGCTTTCCCGAAATGCCGATGACCCGCCATACGTTGAGCTGCGAGCCGATATCCAAAATAATAGACGTCAAGATGACGAAGCCAAAGCTGGCCAGCAGCTGCTCCGTAAACACGGTCGTCTGCGTTAAAAATCCCGGGCCGATAGACGACGTAGCCATCAGGAAGGCCGCGCCCATCAGCACGCTGAAATCAAATCCTTTTTTAGTTTTCATACTCTCGCCTCTTCCTCCTTCATCTCAAGACACCCTTACCGGTGTATAAAGGACGTTATCTGAATCTGTTCCTTCTGCAGCGCCTCGCCGATGCTCCTGGCAAAGGCCAGGGCCTTCGGGCTGTCGCCGTGAATGCAAACCGTATCGGCCTTGACGGGAATATCCTTGCCCGTCGCCGTACGGACCTTGCCTTCGGTAATCATCGTCAGTACCTGCCGTATCGACGCGGCGTCGTCTGTAATCATGGCGTTCGGCTGCGTCCGCGGCGTCAGCGACCCGTCTTCCTGATAGGTCCTGTCGGCGAATACCTCGCTGGCCGTCTGCAATCCCGCAGCTTCCCCGGCTTTGACCAGCCAGCTGCCGGCCAGGCCGAACAGCACCAGCTGCGGGTCGACATCGTACACGGCCTTGGCAATCGCTTCGGACATGGCCTGATCCTTGGCCGCCATGTTGTACAGGGCTCCGTGGGGCTTGACGTGCTGCAGCCTGCCGCCTTCGGCCTTGACAAAGGCCGACAGGGCCCCGACCTGATAGACGATTAAATCGTAGATTTCATCGGGCTTCATGACGATATTGCGGCGGCCGAAGCCGTTCAAATCCATAAAGCCCGGATGCGCGCCGACTGCCACGCCCCGTTCCAGAGCCAGGCGCACCGTCTTGTGCATGACGAAGGGGTCGCCGGCATGCATGCCGCAGGCGATATTCGCCGAGCTGACGTAATTCAAGACGTCGCTGTCGTTGCCGATAGTATACATGCCGAAGCTTTCGCCCAAATCGCTGTTTAAATCGATTTTCATCATCTGAAATTCCTCCCGTTTATTTTCATATTTTATACAAAAAAGCGCTGAATATTAAACATACTCAGCGCTTTTATCCAGTAAAGTATATTTATAATTCATTATAATATACCACGGAAACCCTTGTCAATATATAGTCATTTCGACTATTTTCTTAAATTTTTAATAAAAACAGGGCCTATCTTCCGTTCTGGCGGTACATTACATATTTTCACATACTTTAAAGATTTTTATTGCATCAATATAAATTTTTTTATTTTTATCGCTATAATCCTGCGTTTTTATTTTCAAATGAAATTTAATTGCGCCATTCGAAAACGCCGCGGTTCAGGACAGCCTTCCCCGTCGTCTTGTTGACCAGCTTGAAGTAAGCCGTTCCTTCACCCATCTTCCAAAGCTGCAGCATAACCGGCGTATCGGGGAACAAGACTGACGTCATCTGCGCCGCCATGCGGGTCATCCGTTCCGGCTCGCCCGGAATCAGCGCGCCTATCGCCATGCGGCAGGCAAAGCCGAAGGAGCACAGGCCCTGCATGAACGACGTTTCAAAGCCCATCTTCTGGGCGTACTGCGGGTCGACGTGCACTAAATTCGTATCGCCGGTCAAGCGGTACAGGAGGTTCTGCACGGGGCTGATATAATCGTCGATTTCAACGTCGGGACCCCTGTCGGGAATCTGGACGGGGCTCTTGGGCATGGGCGCGCCGCCGAAGCCGCCGGCTTCGTGAAAAAAGGTCGTCGAGTAGTTGGTGCATACGTCGTTGCCCGCCTCGTCGCGCACGTCGATGCGCGTGCGCACGACGGCGCCCTTGCCTTCGCCGCGGTCGTATACGTCTGTAATAACATCCTGGTACTGGAAGGTTCCCTTAATCGGATCGATAGGCCGGTGCATGATAATTTCGTGGTCCATGTTCAAGAAGGAAATAGTCGGCTTGATGATGTCATTGGCCAGCATAGACGCCGGCAGAGGCATCCACTGATACGGCCGGACGTTGACCGTCCCCCAGTACGGCACGGTACCGTAGGTCGGGATGGCCTTCAAATACTTCTCATAGGTATACATCAAATCGTCCCGCTTGGCTCCGACTGCCAAAGCGTACAATACGACGTCGCGCCAGTTGTACTCCAGATAGCGCGGCTCCATCTTTTTTCCTACGAGGATTTCATCCAATTTCAGCTTCATCATACGTCACTCCTTTATGCGTTCTCGCGTCTAGTATCTACGTACTATTGTACACGATGCACAAGGGAATATCTACAGGACCGTATGCCCCCTGGCTGGACTTTTATTGCCAATACCTGTCCAGACGGGCGGCGGCAGCCTCGATGTCGTTGATCAGCTTGCACGTGTGATACCCGTCGGCCACGGCGTGATGAACTGAGACGGCCAGCGGCAGCAGCACCTTTTTCCCGGCAGCCTCGAATTTTCCGAAGCGGATGAGGGGGAACAGGAGAGAATTTTCAGCATACGTATCCTGAGAAAAGGACGTGAAATGAAGCCACGGCACCGACGATACAGGACAGAAATTAGGCGGCTGATTGGGCTTGGCCTTGACGAAGCCTTCTCCATTCTTGTAGGTCTCTATGTCTGCGGCAACGCCGTCGTAAAAGGCCCGCAGGTCCCCATCGTACTCGCTCCAGATATCAGAAAAAGTCTTATCCTCTTCGTGAAAGACCGTATAACAGGGCACGACGACATCCCAGTATCCCAGCCGGCCGTCGCCGTCAAAGCTCATGCGGAATTCCCTGTTCTCATTGACGGCCCGCATGATCGCATACAACATAAGAGGAAAAAACCGCAGCTGCCGCTGTTTCTGAAACTCCCGCAGCGGCGCAATATCGATGTGGGCCGTCAGCGTGTAGCGGCACTTGATTTGATTGTAATAATAATTGAAATGGTCCCTGCGGGGCCACGTTTCCCAGTCGATGGGATGAAACATAAGCAATCTCTCCTCACTATCCAGATATGGCGCAGCGGACGGCCTTATACGATTTTTTCGGCAATCAGTATATCCATCACATGCTGATGCAGCGTGCCGCCGCTGACGCAGTCGAAGATAATTTCTTCGCAGCGGTGGAATTTCCAATCGGCAAACAGCGAAAACAGCTCGCCTGACCGCCAATAACCGCCGTCGATCTCTTCATCAGGCGGAGGCGGAATAAAAGGCTTCTGGACGAATACGTTCAGGGCGCACAAGCCGCCGGGCCGGATGCAGCGCTGGTACTCCTGCAGGATGGCGCCTCGCCGCTCCGGCGGAAGATAGTGCAGCACGCCGCTTGCAAACAGTATATCATATTCCTGCTGCGGCACATACTCCAGCATGTCGGCCCGGAAGAATTCTGCCGCCGCCGTCGGATGCTGGCTCGCCAGCCATTTCGCCTTGGCTATGCCTTCGGCGGCTAAATCAAAGCCGACAGCGTCGTACCCGCACCGCGCCAGAAACACGGCGTCCTTTCCCTCGCCGCATCCCATATCCAGGACCAGGCGTCGCTGCGACGGCGGTTTCAGCCGCAGGATATCGTAGCACATTTCATTGGGCTCCAAGCCCCAATAAAACTCGTCGGCCTTATACCGGTCGTCATAGACAGTCTTTCCATACTGCCGATGATGCCCCAGCAGCTCGTCGGTGCTCGTCTGCAGCAAATCCGCCAAGGCCGGCAGCAGCAGGATATCGGGCATCGTCTTGCCCCGCTCCCATTTGGAAATGGCCTGAGCCGATAGGTGCAGAGCCTTCGCGATATACTCCTGCGTAAAACCCAGCTCCTTGCGGCGGCGCAGCAGTATATTTCCAAATTGTGTCTTCATCGCTTTCACCTCTCCCTCTAATGGTACGGCACGACGCTTTGCTATGGCAATAACTGCCTGCGGGAATTATTCAGACAAATTCCCCTATCCGTTGATATGGCAGAATTCCTCGAAATATCCGAATCACTCAGCCCAACGTTGCGATGTATCCTAAAATCAGCTATCATCAAATAAAAACCATATAGGAGGGCAGCTTCATGGCACAACACATCATCGTCGTCGACTACGACCCTTGCTGGGAACAGAAATACCTGGCCGAAGCGGAAACCATACGCGCCATTCTGGGCGAAAACTGCACGGCAATCTTCCACATCGGCAGCACCGCCGTCAAAGGACTGAAAGCCAAGCCCATTATCGACATCATGCCCGTCGTCCGCGACATAGCCGCTGTAGACGAAAAGCAAGGCGCCTTCGAAGGAATAGGCTACGAATACTTAGGCGAATTCGGCATGGCCCGCCGGCGCTACCTGCGCAAAGGCGGCGACGAGCGGACGCACCAGGTCCATATCTTTCAGGAAACGGACAGAGCCAATATCGAACGCCATCTGGCTGTCCGCGATTTCCTGCGGGCCCACGGCGAGATCGCCCGGCAGTACGGCGCGCTGAAGGAAACCCTGGCCCGCCAATATCCCTACGACATCGAAGGCTACTGCGACGGCAAAGAGGCCTTTGTAAAAGACCTGGAGCGCCAGGCATTGCGTTGGAAACAGAACGCACCTTCATCTATTTGACGAGGTGCCGTCCAGATGATATAGTAAAAATCAGATACGTTAAACACATGCGTTATATCCGTTATTTTTCTTTACATAATAAATAATTATATCTGTTATGTTTTGTTTTTAAATGCTATCATGCCATATATCATCAAATAATGCCATTACGGCATCGTACGAAAGGAGTTTTGCCTTATGAAAAATACCGTCGCTACGCTGCAGGCGCAAAAGGACAACCACGACAAGATTACCATGCTCACGGCTTACGACTATTCGACGGCCAAGCTCATGGACGAAGCGGGCATCAACATGCTGCTCGTCGGCGATTCTCTCGGCATGGTCATGCTCGGCTACGAAGACACCCTGCCGGTCACGATGGAAGACATGATCCATCACACCAAAGCCGTATCGCGGGGCGCAAAAAACGCTTTCGTCGTCGGCGACATGCCCTTCATGTCCTACCAGACATCTATTTACGACGCCGTATACAACGCCGGCCGGCTCATGAAGGAAGGCCGCTGCCACGCCGTCAAGCTCGAAGGCGGCATGAGCGTATGCCCGCAGATTAAAGCCATCGTCGAAGCGGGAATTCCCGTCGTCGGCCACATCGGCCTGACGCCCCAGTCGGTCAACGCCTTAGGCGGCTTTAAAGTACAGGGCAAGAGCGAAGAAGCAGCCCGCAAGCTCATAGAAGAAGCCAAAGCCGTCGAGGCGGCCGGAGCCTTTTCCATCGTCCTCGAATGCGTACCGGCTAAGCTTGCCGAGCTCATTACGGCGTCCCTGCGCATCCCGATCCTCGGCATCGGCGCCGGCGTCCACTGCGACGGCCAAATCCTGATTTATCAGGACATGCTGGCCCTGTTCAGCGACTTTACGCCGAAATTCGCCAAGCAGTTCGCCAACGTCGGAGCCCTCATGAAGCAGGCCTTCGCCGACTACATCAAGGAAACAAAAGAAGGCGCCTTCCCCGGCCCGGAACACGGCTTTAAAATCGACGACGAAGTCATTGAAAAATTAAAACAGTAAAAAACAAAAAAGCTATGCCTTCCCATGGAAGACATAGCTTTTGATCGTTGATACGCCATATGCCAAAAATATATACGACAGCCTTTGACATAGCCCGTATATATCGCATATACTAAACATCTAGGCGCTGCAAAAAGCGGTAGGCGGTTAATCCTGGCCCCGGAAAGGGGCGATGCCCTATGACACCATACGACCTGTTGGCCTTCGTGTTCTTAGTGGCAATTTGCATTATTGCATTAAAAGCATAAAAGGAAATCCGCCCCACAGCTACCAACTATAGGCGGATTTTCTTTTTTCCTATGATATGGGGCTGACCGTTGCCGGCAGCGCCTTTTTTCTATGTTTATTATACGTAAATCCTGTCAATTCGTCAAATATCCGAGACGCTACGGCTCGTAAATATCGCCGTATTCCTTATGCCGTTTGAGCCACGCCGACGCATAGGAACACGACGCGCCGGTTTTACGGCCTGTACTGCGGATGTAATCCGCCGCGGCCTGCACCAGCATTCCCGCCGTTCCCTGCCCCTGCTGCGACGGGTCGACGCCCGTATGGACAATATCGTATTTCCCGTTCTGATCCTGAAGGAAATCAATCTCACCGACAGTCTTTCCCTCTTCATCTTCTATCCAAATTCGCTTGTCGCTGTATAACATCTTCATGGCATATCATCTCCTTTGTTCTTAGTATATGCCATGAAAGCTGCCCTGTATGTTGTTTTTCCAACAAAAGCTATATTTCTCCATACTTAAAACGCATCCCATTCAGCAAAGCGTTCATTCATGCGCTTTTTCTTTTGCCTTGCCTTTGCCGGCCCTTCTGACGCCGGGCCGAAGGGCATTTTTCCTGCTTCTACTGTGCGCTTATAGAACAGGGCGACGGCTTCTTCTTCGCTTAATCCCATGCGGGCAAAGATAGCCGCCGCTTCCTTGCGCAGCTGTTCATCTATCATCCTGGTGTTCCGCCCCTTTCTCCATACGCCTGCGATGGCGTTCTTCCGCTTCGCCGTTGATGCCGTCGAGAGTCGCCATATGCCCTACGGCATACAGCATTGTCTTCAGCATGACGACGCCCAGCACAGCTCCCGTACCTTCTCCCAGAGCCATGTCAGCGTGGATAGGCACGTCGTATTCATCTATACCGCACAGCCGCAAGGCCGCGCTCATGCCGGGCTCGCGGGAAATATGCGACGGCAGCGCATACTGCCGCACGGCCGGATGGGTCTTCACGGCGCAGGCCAGGGCTACGGCTGTAATAAATCCGTCGATGTAAAACGGCAGATGAACGTCGGCACAGGCCAGCATTGCGCCGTACAAGGCAACTAAGTCGAATCCGCCGACGCAGC
This region of Megasphaera stantonii genomic DNA includes:
- the accB gene encoding acetyl-CoA carboxylase biotin carboxyl carrier protein, with the protein product MLSLEEIKELVRILETSSLNKMELAYEDGKVLLEKGGAPVAVAVPQPMMPAVQPAAAPAEAPQPGEHIVEITAPIVGTFYSAPDPKAPPFVKVGSAVTPNTVVCVLEAMKLFTEVEAMVEGEITEVLVKDGEFVEFGQPLFKVKKGHVGA
- a CDS encoding biotin-dependent carboxyltransferase family protein, with product MSLNIIRPGLLTTIQDTGRYGYQKIGVIPSGAMDVYSLRLANILVGNDETEGALEITLMGPTIEFTSDTLIAITGGDFGPVIDGQKVPMHRPVAVKAGAILRFGPCVVGCRAYLAVAGGYDVPVVMGSKSTYLRAQFGGLEGRALRRGDLLNTKEPSEYGQQMMFNLLTRGAHSFTHARWSISKVHTTPERLRKPIKVMAGLQYDEFTEKAKYDFFGTDFLITTQSDRMGYRLNGPKLEMKRPLEMISEVAGLGTVQVPPNGMPIILMADHQTTAGYPVIGQVAQVDVARVAQLKPGDRMYFRLISNEEGERLFIDMERCMENIKIAVAGML
- the pxpB gene encoding 5-oxoprolinase subunit PxpB, with the translated sequence MNHEFTIKPLGEAGVLVNFGSTISPEIHCKVKALADYLETHPFAGMIEYVISYTSLAVYYNPFVVKKQAGKYKSDSALEITSAYLCRCMEQLADVQKETARVVQIPVCYGGEYGPDIDYVAQYNHLSVEEVIAIHTEPEYLVYMIGFCPGFPYLGGMDKRIATPRRDTPRVAIPACSIGIAGEQTGGYPLSTPGGWQIIGRTPMDMFSLKKEDDPSLLHAGDIVKFYAVSEEEFAALKEEYGHES
- a CDS encoding NRAMP family divalent metal transporter codes for the protein MKTKKGFDFSVLMGAAFLMATSSIGPGFLTQTTVFTEQLLASFGFVILTSIILDIGSQLNVWRVIGISGKRGQDVANMVLPGLGYVVAALIVMGGLGFNIGNIAGAGMGFSVIFGMDTVTGAVISAVIAISIFVFKEAGVLMDKFTQAAGVVMIVLTLYVAVSSAPPVGEAVMKTFVPDVIDPLAIVTLVGGTVGGYITFSGGHRLVDAGVVGKEALPQITRSSVTGVCLTGVMRVFLFLATLGVVASGLQLDPANPPASVFKLAVGDIGYKVFGVVMWSAAISSVIGAAYTSVSFIRTFSPKIENNYRWFVIAFIVFSTVVFAFVGQPVKTLILVGTLNGLILPVTLLVMIIAAHKKSIVGDYKHPVWMSIFGVIVVIMTAYMGVLTIMKQLPKLFM
- a CDS encoding LamB/YcsF family protein — translated: MMKIDLNSDLGESFGMYTIGNDSDVLNYVSSANIACGMHAGDPFVMHKTVRLALERGVAVGAHPGFMDLNGFGRRNIVMKPDEIYDLIVYQVGALSAFVKAEGGRLQHVKPHGALYNMAAKDQAMSEAIAKAVYDVDPQLVLFGLAGSWLVKAGEAAGLQTASEVFADRTYQEDGSLTPRTQPNAMITDDAASIRQVLTMITEGKVRTATGKDIPVKADTVCIHGDSPKALAFARSIGEALQKEQIQITSFIHR
- a CDS encoding MaoC/PaaZ C-terminal domain-containing protein — protein: MMKLKLDEILVGKKMEPRYLEYNWRDVVLYALAVGAKRDDLMYTYEKYLKAIPTYGTVPYWGTVNVRPYQWMPLPASMLANDIIKPTISFLNMDHEIIMHRPIDPIKGTFQYQDVITDVYDRGEGKGAVVRTRIDVRDEAGNDVCTNYSTTFFHEAGGFGGAPMPKSPVQIPDRGPDVEIDDYISPVQNLLYRLTGDTNLVHVDPQYAQKMGFETSFMQGLCSFGFACRMAIGALIPGEPERMTRMAAQMTSVLFPDTPVMLQLWKMGEGTAYFKLVNKTTGKAVLNRGVFEWRN
- a CDS encoding CatA-like O-acetyltransferase codes for the protein MFHPIDWETWPRRDHFNYYYNQIKCRYTLTAHIDIAPLREFQKQRQLRFFPLMLYAIMRAVNENREFRMSFDGDGRLGYWDVVVPCYTVFHEEDKTFSDIWSEYDGDLRAFYDGVAADIETYKNGEGFVKAKPNQPPNFCPVSSVPWLHFTSFSQDTYAENSLLFPLIRFGKFEAAGKKVLLPLAVSVHHAVADGYHTCKLINDIEAAAARLDRYWQ
- a CDS encoding methyltransferase domain-containing protein; the protein is MKTQFGNILLRRRKELGFTQEYIAKALHLSAQAISKWERGKTMPDILLLPALADLLQTSTDELLGHHRQYGKTVYDDRYKADEFYWGLEPNEMCYDILRLKPPSQRRLVLDMGCGEGKDAVFLARCGYDAVGFDLAAEGIAKAKWLASQHPTAAAEFFRADMLEYVPQQEYDILFASGVLHYLPPERRGAILQEYQRCIRPGGLCALNVFVQKPFIPPPPDEEIDGGYWRSGELFSLFADWKFHRCEEIIFDCVSGGTLHQHVMDILIAEKIV
- a CDS encoding GrpB family protein, whose product is MAQHIIVVDYDPCWEQKYLAEAETIRAILGENCTAIFHIGSTAVKGLKAKPIIDIMPVVRDIAAVDEKQGAFEGIGYEYLGEFGMARRRYLRKGGDERTHQVHIFQETDRANIERHLAVRDFLRAHGEIARQYGALKETLARQYPYDIEGYCDGKEAFVKDLERQALRWKQNAPSSI
- the panB gene encoding 3-methyl-2-oxobutanoate hydroxymethyltransferase → MKNTVATLQAQKDNHDKITMLTAYDYSTAKLMDEAGINMLLVGDSLGMVMLGYEDTLPVTMEDMIHHTKAVSRGAKNAFVVGDMPFMSYQTSIYDAVYNAGRLMKEGRCHAVKLEGGMSVCPQIKAIVEAGIPVVGHIGLTPQSVNALGGFKVQGKSEEAARKLIEEAKAVEAAGAFSIVLECVPAKLAELITASLRIPILGIGAGVHCDGQILIYQDMLALFSDFTPKFAKQFANVGALMKQAFADYIKETKEGAFPGPEHGFKIDDEVIEKLKQ
- a CDS encoding GNAT family N-acetyltransferase, which codes for MKMLYSDKRIWIEDEEGKTVGEIDFLQDQNGKYDIVHTGVDPSQQGQGTAGMLVQAAADYIRSTGRKTGASCSYASAWLKRHKEYGDIYEP
- a CDS encoding type II toxin-antitoxin system RelB/DinJ family antitoxin produces the protein MIDEQLRKEAAAIFARMGLSEEEAVALFYKRTVEAGKMPFGPASEGPAKARQKKKRMNERFAEWDAF